In Planococcus citri chromosome 4, ihPlaCitr1.1, whole genome shotgun sequence, the genomic window TCAGAGATagcacgaatcgaatcatttaaaGAAAGAATGGCGACACTTCCCACTCAAGCAGAAGTAGAATACCTGGGAAGTGACACCAATGAAAACACAACAGAAGCtccaatttatcaaattttaacgCTCAAAAACTCAGATTTAGGCAATAGACTCAaaccagaaagaaaaattaagaacgCGATTCGCAATCTCTATAACGACCCTGCAATTCTATCAGATTCACCAACAGCTATGAGTTTGGGTGAAATATTAGTCgcaaaaatcaatgaacaacGATTccataaaatgataaataaaaagaaaaaacaaaatatcgagTTCATTGATGCGATAGACAACACTCCTCTCAAGAATGAGAAGCCTGACCCAGTAACCTCTTCACAACTTGTGACGCAGAAAACTAATGACCCTGCGTGTGTCATACCAGTCACAATCGGTGCCAGAAAGGTTGCGTTACAACTCGATACAGGGGCACTTCCTAATGTGCTCTCTCGTTTAATGGTCAAAACATTCCTTGAAGAGGCTCCGAATTGGGTGAAATtcataaaactcaaaaaacaagtcCAACTTAGATTGGCCAATAATACGCTAATTCCATCTGCGACGCATATCATTGAACTTCAAATGATACTTGGAAATGAAATGATAAAAGTGCCATTTTACATCATTGATGCACCAGGTCAGACATTCATTTTGGGCAGAATCTCTATGGATTACTTAAAAATGAAGTTAAATGTACCCGAACGACTCGTAAAATGTAgaccagaattttgtgaaaaattcacaataccaTTCATGCACACTGATGAATTTCAAAGTGCATTGACGGTATTCTCGTTGGTTACTAATGAACAAGAACATGAAACATTTTCCGAAGATATGTCTGACACTCATCATACTATCATTGAACAAGAAATCTTTGAAGAGCGTAGATTGGCTCAACGTACTTTTAAAGAGAATTTACGAGCTGATCTAAATATGGCTCTTGAGAATGGATCAATTACATTTCAACAAGCGATCCGAGGGTTTGATAGACTACAACATTTTGCcgatatttttgacctcaacCCTGGTAAATACACCGGAGAGCAGGTTAAATTCACGTTTCAAGAAGGAAACACACACCTGCAACcatggagaggagaaaaattccgacctagtaaaaaattattgccgGCTTTACGCAAAGCAATAACGAAAATGCTCGCTCTCGGTATCATCAAATATTCACACTCATGCTACATTAACACCTTAGCACCTGTAGTTAAGAAAAATGGAGATATTCGTTTATGTCTCGATGCTGACGAACTCAATAAATTCCTAATCAATGTCTTAACTGAGCCAAATACAATCGCAAGCATGCTCTATGACAATGCTGGCGATAAGTTCTTTTGCACCCTCGACTTCACCGAGGGCTTTTGGCAACTCGAACTTGATTTGGAATCACGTAAATTTACTGCTTTTCAAGTTGAAGGGCAAGTGTACGAATTCACCAGGCTACCATATGGCCTGAAGATCTCATCAGGTGAGTTCGTACACATGATTAACCAAGTCATTGAAAATGAGGATGGAATTACAAAATACGTCGACGACATAAAAATATCAGGAACAACTTTTGAGGAAACTatcaaaagacttgaaaaagtCTTTCACCTCATAAGAGAGCACGGTCTGAAGCTAAATCcaacaaaaactcaatttttcaaaaattgcgctgATCATCTTGGTTTCGTAATTTCAGATAAAGGAATtggaaaacaaagtgaaaaaattagaaaactagaggaatttgaaaagaaacacacTAAACGAGGAAAATTCTCTCTATCCAAAAAgaacgacattttggctttagTTGGCAATACCGGCCTCTACAGGGATTTTATTCCTGAATATTCCCAAATTGTAAACCCTATTTACCATCTTACGAAAGGTGATGTACCTGTCGAATGgacagaaaaacaacaaaaagccTTTGAGACCTTGAAAGCTGAATTCAAGAAGGACTTCAAACTACAACAAGCTCCAAAGGAAGGTGATCTGTTCTTAGACACCCAACTCTCTGATGACTCGATGAACGGAGTACTATTTTATATGGTCGAGAATGACAAACGAATCATCATGTTCATCTCGATAGCATTTAAAGAGCACCAGAAAAAACTTCACCTTATTTGACCGAGAAATTATGTGTTTggtaaaatgtgttcaaaaattacaaatgtggCTACATGGTCGACGAGTCCATGTCAGATCTAACCTTTTACCAATAATCAACCGATTTCGAGAAATTGCTCAAACCCACCAAAAGGCGGCTCACTGGGTAACCGTTCTAAATTGTTACGATATTATttatgatatgaatttttcgaacaagGCCCTTTATAAAATAAAGGCACCT contains:
- the LOC135845038 gene encoding uncharacterized protein LOC135845038, coding for MPAMSFLETETIHSQGKQYTRPRVGARKELLPMEQKFHYVSAIKRYFPSITEYRDVRNLLISEIARIESFKERMATLPTQAEVEYLGSDTNENTTEAPIYQILTLKNSDLGNRLKPERKIKNAIRNLYNDPAILSDSPTAMSLGEILVAKINEQRFHKMINKKKKQNIEFIDAIDNTPLKNEKPDPVTSSQLVTQKTNDPACVIPVTIGARKVALQLDTGALPNVLSRLMVKTFLEEAPNWVKFIKLKKQVQLRLANNTLIPSATHIIELQMILGNEMIKVPFYIIDAPGQTFILGRISMDYLKMKLNVPERLVKCRPEFCEKFTIPFMHTDEFQSALTVFSLVTNEQEHETFSEDMSDTHHTIIEQEIFEERRLAQRTFKENLRADLNMALENGSITFQQAIRGFDRLQHFADIFDLNPGKYTGEQVKFTFQEGNTHLQPWRGEKFRPSKKLLPALRKAITKMLALGIIKYSHSCYINTLAPVVKKNGDIRLCLDADELNKFLINVLTEPNTIASMLYDNAGDKFFCTLDFTEGFWQLELDLESRKFTAFQVEGQVYEFTRLPYGLKISSGEFVHMINQVIENEDGITKYVDDIKISGTTFEETIKRLEKVFHLIREHGLKLNPTKTQFFKNCADHLGFVISDKGIGKQSEKIRKLEEFEKKHTKRGKFSLSKKNDILALVGNTGLYRDFIPEYSQIVNPIYHLTKGDVPVEWTEKQQKAFETLKAEFKKDFKLQQAPKEGDLFLDTQLSDDSMNGVLFYMVENDKRIIMFISIAFKEHQKKLHLI